The Thermodesulfobacteriota bacterium genome has a window encoding:
- a CDS encoding GTP-binding protein — MDKQVPVTIISGFLGAGKTTLLNHILNTENERKIAVLVNDFGEINIDAELIVNIENEVDNTVNLTNGCICCSLSEDLLESILNILERPDLDHIIIEASGVSDPAAIALNLLLPGIRELIKIENIISIIDAENVLELTKGRYSELGIAQISVADILILNKVDLIDKARADQIIKSLKEILPNSRIVEASHGVVPLELVFGLGVYNPDRILEAEPVNTHVHSENSSDHNHEHSHHGDVFSTWSYTTDKILSYDSLRTALKSLPTNIFRAKGIVYQDKETEKRGIVHMVGRRCTLSWGNPWAEQQPYSKIVMIGTPEEVDQKQIKDHFDKHLISE; from the coding sequence GAAAATGAACGTAAAATAGCTGTTTTAGTGAATGACTTTGGCGAAATCAATATAGATGCTGAACTTATCGTCAATATTGAAAACGAAGTCGATAATACTGTTAATTTAACAAATGGGTGTATTTGCTGCTCGTTAAGTGAAGATCTTCTTGAATCAATACTTAATATTTTGGAGCGCCCTGATTTGGATCATATAATTATAGAAGCCAGTGGAGTCTCAGACCCAGCAGCAATAGCATTAAATTTGCTGTTGCCGGGGATAAGAGAACTAATTAAGATAGAGAATATTATCTCTATAATTGATGCCGAGAATGTTCTTGAGCTTACAAAAGGTCGCTATTCTGAACTTGGAATTGCTCAGATTTCGGTGGCCGATATTTTGATACTAAATAAAGTTGACCTAATCGATAAGGCAAGAGCAGACCAAATTATTAAGAGTCTTAAAGAAATCTTACCAAATTCTCGTATAGTAGAAGCTAGCCACGGTGTAGTGCCTTTAGAGCTAGTATTTGGTCTTGGCGTATATAACCCCGATCGTATTCTTGAAGCAGAACCTGTGAATACTCATGTGCATTCAGAGAATTCCTCTGATCATAACCATGAACACTCTCACCACGGTGATGTGTTTAGTACATGGAGTTATACAACAGATAAAATTTTATCTTATGATAGTCTTCGTACTGCACTAAAATCCCTTCCTACAAATATATTTAGAGCAAAAGGTATTGTTTATCAGGATAAGGAAACAGAAAAGCGCGGAATCGTACATATGGTTGGAAGAAGATGTACGCTATCTTGGGGAAATCCTTGGGCTGAGCAACAACCTTATTCAAAAATCGTCATGATAGGAACGCCGGAAGAAGTAGATCAGAAACAGATAAAAGATCATTTTGATAAACATCTGATCTCTGAATAA